A window of Sphingobacterium sp. lm-10 contains these coding sequences:
- a CDS encoding SLBB domain-containing protein yields MMKRFILNSIAIFILVLGGFINQSLAQAVDYSKVKVEALSNTQVLQLMTRAEEEGLSQDEMFANLINQGMPESEISKLRTRVARIRRDQLGKDQLTLMVDPSEEGRKADNSGDLLNTSRGELVENEDTPPIFGSSLFRNGNIRFEPNLNMATPEDYIIGAGDQLLIDLTGDNEASYQLAVSPEGTIRVEYVGIVSVRGLTIQAARAKLRNQLAQTYTSIRSGRTQVNLNLGNIRSIKITLTGFVTQPGTYTLPSVATVFNALYAAGGPSDRGTFRNIQVIRNNKIVGSIDAYDFLVNGIQSGNIRLEDQDVIHIPVYKNRVEFQGSINRPGFYEAKDGERFADLLEYTGGFTADAYTAKIRVFSTTDRDRRINDIYQADFSSYQPKNGDQYIVEEILDRYENRVQMEGAVFRPGFYQLDDGLTVKQLIQKADGIKEDAFMSRAYINRLNPDNTQRLISFDLKGLLDGTIEDILLRREDRVIISSIFDLREEYSVNIDGEVRKPGKFSFAEDMTLGNVIHMAGGLSDAANIERIEIARRIRKNVNQRDSVLSELLIVNFDNKEEALQSDFELKPFDIINIRTSTGYQYQKQIRIEGEVLYPGVYTLISREETISDIIQRAGGVTDIAYLEGSSLQRKISDSRIALDNSQSSGDADSAISEVLEDDAITKEKILASTPGSAARNTPLNFSSYVGIDLDKIISKPHSRHDLLMEDGDIIIVPRQLQTITVRGEVLNSNRIVYRKGRPLTYYINQAGGFTSRAHKSKTFVQYANGEVRSTIKGLGRIYPEVTPGAEIIVPQKPVKSPMSAQAVVGLSSAVISTLAIMLSLLR; encoded by the coding sequence ATGATGAAGAGATTCATACTTAATAGCATAGCTATATTTATTCTTGTGTTAGGTGGTTTTATTAACCAATCTTTAGCGCAGGCAGTGGATTACAGTAAGGTCAAAGTAGAGGCGCTAAGTAATACACAAGTGTTACAATTAATGACTCGCGCAGAGGAGGAGGGGCTTTCACAAGATGAAATGTTTGCTAATCTGATTAATCAGGGAATGCCTGAGAGCGAGATTTCTAAGTTACGAACTCGTGTGGCAAGAATCAGGCGCGATCAGCTCGGCAAAGATCAGCTTACACTGATGGTTGATCCTTCTGAGGAAGGGCGTAAGGCAGACAACTCTGGAGATCTATTAAATACATCTCGTGGAGAGCTTGTTGAGAATGAAGATACACCACCTATTTTCGGTTCATCTCTATTTAGAAATGGAAATATTCGATTCGAACCTAATCTGAATATGGCTACTCCGGAAGACTACATAATAGGGGCGGGGGATCAATTATTAATTGATTTAACGGGAGATAATGAGGCTAGTTATCAACTGGCGGTTTCTCCAGAGGGGACTATTCGCGTGGAATATGTAGGTATTGTCTCGGTTAGAGGCTTGACTATTCAGGCTGCTCGCGCCAAACTTAGGAATCAACTAGCACAAACTTATACATCGATACGAAGTGGTCGTACACAGGTCAATTTGAATCTAGGCAATATTCGAAGTATAAAAATAACATTAACTGGTTTTGTTACACAACCCGGAACATATACGCTGCCTTCCGTTGCGACTGTCTTCAATGCGCTCTATGCTGCTGGAGGGCCATCCGATAGAGGAACTTTCCGTAACATTCAGGTCATTCGAAATAATAAAATTGTTGGTAGTATTGATGCTTACGATTTTTTGGTCAATGGGATTCAATCTGGAAATATTCGACTAGAAGATCAAGATGTGATTCATATTCCCGTTTACAAAAATAGAGTAGAATTTCAAGGCTCGATTAATAGACCAGGATTTTATGAAGCAAAAGACGGGGAACGGTTTGCTGACCTATTGGAATATACGGGCGGTTTTACGGCTGATGCCTACACCGCCAAAATACGAGTATTCTCTACGACCGACCGAGATCGTAGAATAAACGACATATATCAGGCCGATTTTTCGAGTTATCAACCAAAAAATGGCGATCAATATATCGTGGAAGAAATTTTGGATAGATACGAGAATCGTGTTCAAATGGAAGGCGCCGTATTTAGGCCAGGATTTTATCAATTGGACGATGGACTTACGGTGAAGCAGCTCATCCAAAAAGCTGATGGTATTAAAGAGGATGCTTTTATGAGTAGAGCGTACATCAATAGACTCAATCCTGACAATACGCAACGCTTGATTTCTTTTGACCTAAAAGGCTTGTTAGATGGAACAATAGAGGACATATTGTTAAGACGCGAGGATAGGGTTATTATATCCTCCATTTTTGATCTTCGAGAAGAGTACAGTGTCAATATCGATGGCGAAGTTCGTAAACCTGGTAAATTCAGCTTTGCAGAAGACATGACGCTAGGCAATGTGATACATATGGCGGGAGGATTATCGGATGCCGCCAATATAGAAAGAATTGAAATCGCCCGTCGTATCCGTAAAAATGTCAATCAAAGGGATTCAGTTTTATCTGAACTATTGATAGTCAACTTTGATAATAAGGAAGAGGCGCTTCAGTCTGATTTTGAACTGAAACCTTTTGACATTATCAATATTCGCACCAGCACCGGCTATCAGTATCAGAAGCAGATTCGTATAGAAGGAGAAGTTCTGTATCCGGGAGTTTATACGCTAATTTCACGGGAAGAAACTATATCGGATATCATCCAGAGAGCTGGTGGGGTTACCGATATAGCGTATTTAGAGGGATCTTCTTTGCAAAGGAAAATATCAGATTCTCGTATCGCACTTGATAATAGCCAAAGCTCAGGTGATGCAGATTCTGCTATTAGCGAAGTCTTGGAAGATGACGCCATAACAAAGGAGAAAATTCTAGCCAGCACTCCAGGATCGGCGGCGCGAAATACACCATTAAATTTCAGCAGCTATGTGGGTATTGATTTGGATAAAATTATTTCTAAACCACACTCTAGACATGATTTATTGATGGAAGATGGCGATATCATTATCGTGCCTAGACAGTTGCAGACAATTACTGTTCGTGGCGAGGTTTTGAATTCCAATCGTATTGTGTACCGAAAGGGTAGGCCTTTAACTTACTATATCAATCAAGCTGGGGGATTTACTAGTAGAGCCCACAAAAGCAAAACGTTTGTACAGTATGCGAATGGAGAAGTTAGATCAACAATAAAGGGTTTAGGCAGAATTTACCCGGAAGTCACACCTGGAGCGGAAATTATTGTTCCACAAAAACCAGTCAAATCTCCTATGTCTGCGCAGGCCGTAGTCGGGCTATCATCTGCAGTTATCTCTACGCTGGCGATAATGTTGAGTCTTTTACGGTAA